The following are from one region of the Vanessa atalanta chromosome 5, ilVanAtal1.2, whole genome shotgun sequence genome:
- the LOC125064017 gene encoding larval cuticle protein 1-like → MKVIIVALALVAVVAAHPVAETEPIKILRSQFDANPEGGYVFDFETENGIKRSEQGEVREALDEENKPHPVVVVRGSYSYVDVNGNPETITYYADETGYHPEGASIPKVPSPSRR, encoded by the exons ATGAAAGTG ATCATTGTCGCCCTCGCCCTTGTGGCTGTTGTCGCTGCTCATCCCGTCGCAGAAACTGAACCAATTAAAATTCTTCGATCACAATTTGATGCCAATCCTGAAGGTGGCTACGTTTTCGA tttCGAAACAGAAAATGGCATCAAACGCTCTGAGCAGGGCGAAGTAAGGGAAGCTCTTGACGAGGAAAACAAGCCTCACCCTGTCGTAGTAGTCCGTGGATCTTACTCATACGTCGATGTAAACGGTAACCCCGAGACCATTACCTACTATGCTGACGAGACCGGCTACCATCCTGAGGGAGCCTCCATCCCCAAGGTCCCATCCCCATCCAGGAGATAA